One Gordonia sp. SID5947 genomic region harbors:
- a CDS encoding 5-oxoprolinase subunit PxpA, which translates to MGGRSRSADLVIDLNADLGEGVGDDAAMLGVVTSANVACGFHAGTPAELMATCRAAVDAGVRIGAQVSYPDRSGFGRRFMDVAPDELTADIIYQIGALEGVARAVGAEVSYVKPHGALYNSIVSHDVQAGAVVAAIVELGRSLPLMGLPGSVVLRRAEEAGIPIIAEAFADRAYRPDGTLVPRTEQGAVLTDSDEIARRVVGLVADGTVTAVDGSVIVVDAESVCLHGDTPGAVGHARAVRDALREAGVSVSAL; encoded by the coding sequence ATGGGTGGACGTAGCCGATCAGCCGATCTGGTCATCGACCTGAACGCCGATCTCGGCGAGGGTGTCGGCGACGACGCGGCCATGCTCGGTGTGGTCACCAGTGCGAATGTCGCCTGCGGATTCCACGCCGGAACGCCGGCAGAGCTGATGGCGACCTGTCGAGCGGCGGTCGACGCGGGAGTACGGATCGGGGCGCAGGTGTCGTATCCGGACCGCTCGGGTTTCGGCAGGCGGTTCATGGACGTCGCCCCCGACGAGCTGACGGCCGACATCATTTATCAGATCGGTGCCCTCGAAGGTGTCGCACGCGCGGTCGGCGCCGAGGTGTCATACGTGAAACCGCATGGCGCACTCTATAATTCGATCGTCAGTCACGATGTCCAAGCCGGCGCGGTGGTCGCGGCGATCGTCGAACTCGGACGGTCGCTGCCGTTGATGGGATTGCCGGGATCGGTGGTGTTGCGTCGCGCCGAGGAGGCCGGGATCCCGATCATCGCAGAGGCCTTTGCCGATCGTGCCTACCGGCCGGACGGGACGTTGGTGCCGCGCACCGAGCAGGGCGCGGTGCTGACCGACAGCGACGAGATCGCTCGACGTGTGGTCGGTCTGGTCGCCGACGGCACCGTCACCGCCGTCGACGGTTCGGTCATCGTCGTCGATGCCGAGTCCGTCTGTCTGCACGGTGACACCCCCGGTGCAGTCGGTCACGCGCGTGCCGTCCGTGACGCACTCCGGGAGGCGGGTGTCTCGGTCTCGGCCCTGTGA
- a CDS encoding glycosyltransferase: MRNGETRGVDELLADPDYREAALYDAVERLRDEDPEMTASVPFSRGQKIIGLSLVVVIVALLVIFPIATIAALVSIATVVYILALVDRVLIFRRGLVNGAIVITDDEAMAIADDDLPPYTVLVPAYGEPEVVGDLIAAMESLEYPPDKLQVLLLLEEDDAPTIEAARDVGDNDLVTVVLVPPAQPRTKPKACNYGLHFSTGDIVTIYDAEDLPDPLQLRRVVAAFRGSDDSVVCIQGKLNFHNSRDNVLTEWFTADYGIWFSYLLPGLMVSRSPIPLGGTSNHFIRAVVDDIGAWDPFNVTEDADLGVRIAGRGYRTAVLDSLTLEEANVDAINWVRQRSRWYKGYMQTWLVHMRRPVALWRILGAVGWYRFTLLIAGTPLIACMNMVFWLIMVIWFAGQPKVFADIFPGPIYYLSLVSLIFGNGAAIYMNLISIREDGRSKLIWSALIVPAYWVLMSIAAIKGMWQMLFNPSYWEKTFHGLSTSSEEAGDDEEAAEPSTSAGTA; the protein is encoded by the coding sequence GTGAGAAACGGCGAGACACGTGGTGTCGACGAGTTGCTGGCCGACCCGGACTACCGTGAGGCCGCACTGTACGACGCCGTGGAACGGCTCCGCGACGAGGACCCGGAGATGACCGCGTCGGTGCCGTTCAGCCGCGGGCAGAAGATCATCGGGCTCTCGCTGGTGGTGGTCATCGTCGCGCTCCTGGTGATCTTCCCGATCGCCACCATCGCCGCCCTGGTGTCGATCGCCACCGTGGTCTACATCCTCGCGCTGGTCGACCGCGTCCTCATCTTCCGGCGCGGGTTGGTCAACGGCGCGATCGTGATCACCGACGACGAGGCCATGGCGATCGCCGACGACGATCTGCCGCCCTACACGGTGCTCGTGCCGGCGTACGGGGAGCCGGAGGTGGTGGGCGACCTGATCGCCGCGATGGAGTCGTTGGAGTACCCACCCGACAAATTGCAGGTGCTGTTGCTGCTGGAGGAAGACGACGCGCCGACGATCGAGGCGGCCCGCGACGTCGGCGACAACGATCTGGTGACCGTGGTCCTGGTGCCGCCGGCACAGCCGCGCACGAAACCCAAGGCGTGCAACTACGGGCTGCACTTCTCCACCGGCGACATCGTCACCATCTACGATGCCGAGGACCTGCCCGATCCGCTGCAGCTGCGCCGCGTGGTCGCCGCATTCCGTGGTTCGGACGACTCGGTGGTCTGCATTCAGGGCAAGCTGAACTTCCACAACTCGCGCGACAACGTGCTCACCGAATGGTTCACCGCCGACTACGGGATCTGGTTCAGCTACCTGCTACCCGGCCTGATGGTGAGTCGCTCGCCGATTCCGTTGGGGGGGACGTCGAACCACTTCATCCGCGCCGTGGTCGACGACATCGGCGCCTGGGATCCGTTCAACGTGACCGAGGATGCGGATCTCGGCGTACGGATCGCGGGGCGGGGATACCGCACCGCCGTGCTCGATTCGCTGACGTTGGAGGAGGCCAACGTGGACGCGATCAACTGGGTACGGCAGCGCTCACGTTGGTACAAGGGCTACATGCAGACGTGGCTGGTACACATGCGCCGTCCGGTCGCACTGTGGCGGATCCTGGGGGCGGTCGGGTGGTATCGGTTTACGCTCCTCATCGCCGGCACCCCGCTGATCGCGTGCATGAACATGGTCTTCTGGCTGATCATGGTGATCTGGTTCGCAGGGCAGCCGAAGGTGTTCGCGGACATCTTCCCCGGGCCGATCTACTACCTCTCGCTGGTGTCGCTGATCTTCGGTAACGGTGCCGCCATCTACATGAACCTCATCTCGATCCGGGAGGACGGCCGCAGCAAACTCATCTGGTCCGCGCTGATCGTGCCGGCCTACTGGGTCTTGATGAGCATCGCCGCGATCAAGGGGATGTGGCAGATGCTGTTCAATCCGTCGTACTGGGAGAAGACCTTTCACGGCCTGTCGACCAGTTCGGAGGAGGCAGGTGACGACGAGGAGGCCGCCGAGCCGTCGACGAGCGCGGGTACCGCATGA
- a CDS encoding carboxylesterase/lipase family protein, with product MTSIDSRVTTADGIVEGARGKRTRRGTISWKGIPFAAPPVAGLRFRDPQPVNPWPGVRDCTRFAKAAIQEKQFTAVAPGRYQPTGEDCLTLNVFAPERPSSTPRPVMFFIHGGAYILGTAATPLYDGSLLARAQDVVVVTVQYRFGPFGFLDFGAYATEDRPFDSNLGLKDHVAALSWVRRNIAAFGGDPDNVTVFGESAGGTSVVSLLSTPAASGLFHRAIAESPATELVIGKDSARIYAEEFLRLLRDPQRRSTRVDTDAEPISAADAQTLLARSSANEIMRAGDRLMKFASAAGVDDPIPYGPVVDGDYLPASPLDAAAAGTTLPLPLIIGSNHDEGQLFTKFWNVLPDAEKALVRVNDEQDRREIRALYNGGERDDIQLAADAVFWAPMVSFAEGHSRVAPTYVYRYDFHTRILAATGVGATHATELFAVFGAYRTALGAGLAVGDWRSTGRVIADVQDRWGAFATAGVPGVGWPAYETGSRKVLVIDDPDRVQTDPEGARRAAWQKVHASA from the coding sequence ATGACATCGATCGATAGCAGGGTTACCACCGCCGATGGCATCGTCGAGGGGGCGCGGGGTAAGCGCACCCGGCGGGGCACCATCAGCTGGAAGGGCATCCCGTTCGCCGCGCCGCCCGTGGCCGGCCTGCGCTTTCGCGATCCGCAGCCGGTCAATCCGTGGCCCGGCGTCCGTGACTGCACCCGGTTCGCCAAGGCGGCGATCCAGGAGAAGCAGTTCACCGCGGTGGCACCCGGCAGGTATCAACCGACGGGCGAGGACTGCCTCACCCTCAACGTCTTCGCTCCCGAACGGCCGTCGTCGACCCCACGACCGGTGATGTTCTTCATCCACGGCGGTGCGTACATCCTCGGCACCGCGGCCACCCCGCTCTACGACGGGTCCCTGCTGGCCCGCGCGCAGGACGTGGTGGTGGTGACCGTGCAGTACCGATTCGGGCCGTTCGGGTTCCTCGACTTCGGCGCGTACGCCACCGAGGACCGGCCGTTCGACTCAAATCTCGGCCTCAAGGACCACGTGGCCGCGCTCTCGTGGGTGCGGCGCAACATCGCCGCGTTCGGCGGCGACCCCGACAACGTGACGGTGTTCGGTGAGAGTGCCGGTGGTACCTCGGTGGTGAGCCTGCTGAGCACGCCCGCGGCGAGTGGCCTGTTCCACCGCGCGATCGCCGAGAGCCCGGCCACCGAACTCGTCATCGGCAAGGACTCGGCACGCATCTACGCCGAAGAGTTCCTGCGCCTGCTGCGCGACCCGCAGCGCCGGTCCACCCGGGTCGACACCGACGCCGAGCCGATATCGGCTGCCGATGCGCAGACGCTGCTCGCGCGGTCGTCGGCGAACGAGATCATGCGTGCCGGCGACCGTCTGATGAAGTTCGCCTCCGCGGCCGGCGTCGACGACCCGATCCCGTACGGCCCGGTCGTCGATGGAGATTATCTGCCCGCGTCGCCGCTGGACGCGGCCGCGGCCGGCACGACGCTTCCGCTGCCGCTGATCATCGGCAGCAACCACGACGAGGGACAGCTGTTCACCAAGTTCTGGAATGTGTTGCCGGACGCCGAGAAGGCGCTGGTCCGGGTCAATGACGAACAGGATCGTCGGGAGATCAGGGCGTTGTACAACGGCGGTGAGCGCGACGACATCCAGCTCGCGGCCGACGCGGTCTTCTGGGCGCCGATGGTGTCTTTCGCCGAGGGACACAGCCGGGTGGCGCCGACCTACGTCTACCGATACGACTTCCACACCCGCATCCTGGCGGCGACCGGCGTCGGGGCGACCCACGCCACCGAACTGTTCGCGGTGTTCGGCGCCTATCGCACAGCGCTGGGTGCCGGTCTCGCGGTCGGGGATTGGCGTTCCACCGGTCGGGTGATCGCCGATGTGCAGGACCGGTGGGGTGCATTCGCCACCGCCGGGGTACCCGGGGTGGGATGGCCGGCCTACGAGACGGGCAGCCGCAAGGTGCTGGTCATCGACGATCCCGATCGGGTGCAGACAGATCCGGAGGGCGCCCGCCGCGCCGCGTGGCAGAAGGTCCACGCCTCGGCCTGA
- a CDS encoding alpha/beta hydrolase yields MSSVTAGVQVDGGVYVDVGGRALWHFHGGDPSGQAIVLLHGAFGSAATWGAQIADFTGVGLNVYAPERSGHGHSPDHDGPFSYADMAAETIGYLETVVRTPAHLVGWSDGAVVALLVARERPDLVNRMVLVANYVNTDGQEAAEFFSLIQQRNPSTVEFLRSGYVAVSPDGPEHFDDVYDKTVAMLSREPEYELDDFADIVAPTLVVAADRGVVRLEHVLALSRVLPRGRFAVLPGTHILPVESPELFNPLVVSFLAADPASHWAP; encoded by the coding sequence GTGTCGAGCGTGACCGCGGGTGTACAGGTCGACGGCGGCGTCTACGTCGATGTCGGCGGACGAGCGCTGTGGCACTTCCACGGCGGTGATCCCTCCGGCCAGGCCATCGTGCTGCTGCACGGTGCGTTCGGCTCGGCGGCCACGTGGGGCGCGCAGATCGCCGACTTCACCGGCGTCGGACTGAACGTCTACGCACCCGAGCGCAGCGGGCACGGTCACTCACCCGATCACGACGGCCCGTTCAGCTACGCCGACATGGCCGCGGAGACCATCGGCTACCTCGAGACCGTGGTGCGCACGCCCGCCCATCTGGTGGGCTGGAGCGACGGTGCGGTGGTTGCCCTGCTCGTCGCCCGTGAACGACCCGACCTGGTCAACCGGATGGTGCTGGTGGCCAATTACGTCAACACCGACGGCCAGGAGGCCGCGGAGTTCTTCAGCCTGATCCAGCAACGGAATCCGTCCACGGTGGAATTCCTGCGCAGTGGATATGTCGCCGTATCACCTGACGGCCCCGAGCATTTCGACGACGTGTACGACAAGACGGTCGCCATGCTCAGCCGCGAGCCCGAATACGAGCTCGACGACTTCGCCGATATCGTGGCGCCGACCCTGGTGGTCGCGGCCGACCGGGGCGTCGTCCGTCTCGAGCACGTCCTCGCACTCTCCCGAGTGCTTCCCCGCGGTCGCTTCGCCGTGCTACCGGGCACCCACATCCTGCCGGTGGAGTCGCCGGAGCTCTTCAACCCGCTGGTGGTCTCGTTCCTCGCGGCGGATCCGGCGAGTCACTGGGCGCCCTGA
- a CDS encoding cellulose biosynthesis cyclic di-GMP-binding regulatory protein BcsB, translated as MDVRQRSGRRVGLRPAVFLVVSGLMVALCAGTGPALAAPGDPPPPMGLGQLGASSTISLPGQQGETSLTLPVPKDLTPSVLRGNVQIPAFVTGGSIDVLQGDRLISRTPVSTAPNAPIELPLRGVRVEKNAADIVLRGYLRAEGFCQFDADHALRITNTSVAYTGREAIPTDVAEFLPPVLRGLTIYIPQDVKSAEGEAAVNLATAVVSNYGSAQVPIETVALPRGATPPTVPGPLERQIVINTDASPGLSLHDNRGSAYLEIGGSSDELVTQTQFLTSSLAPIALSSSAVAGSLRAAPQIAPDVTNLSDLGVSDQSVTSAAWPSLTVGIDQTRLGRPSKGIRVQLTGSYSPGPADADGLLSVRIGDRVISTIPTDESGTYDTWVDVPDELLSRYTELTVTLERGNLGESCGTGYRSTLSLSSAGEVQTEEADPPQPGGFGSLPQALMPRTQLAWTKGDPADVSRAVSIASGLQKLSAVPLGLDVVSMDDAGSSDQPAILISSDGGGLPDLNLPLQSDGRTLKVVSGSGDSEQTSSVTLNPGVNFGALEVTRAGDRSLLVATSTNDARDLDGLLSWLSTGDRWSSAGGDAILQVAGHDPVSVASDEMNAGQQQSDSDAAEAGFAIAGVLVAAVLLAGLVVLGTILLRRRRHRGPTTPTS; from the coding sequence ATGGACGTTCGTCAGAGGTCTGGTCGTCGTGTCGGGCTGCGCCCGGCCGTCTTCCTGGTCGTCTCGGGCTTGATGGTGGCATTGTGTGCAGGAACAGGTCCTGCCCTGGCCGCTCCGGGCGATCCGCCGCCTCCGATGGGTCTCGGTCAGCTGGGGGCGTCGTCGACGATCTCCCTACCCGGTCAGCAGGGCGAGACCAGTCTCACCCTGCCCGTCCCGAAGGACCTCACCCCGTCGGTGCTGCGCGGCAACGTGCAGATCCCCGCGTTCGTCACCGGTGGCAGCATCGACGTCCTGCAGGGCGACCGGCTGATCTCCCGGACCCCCGTCAGCACCGCACCGAACGCGCCCATCGAACTTCCGCTACGTGGGGTGCGCGTCGAGAAGAACGCCGCGGACATCGTCCTGCGCGGATATCTGCGCGCAGAGGGGTTCTGCCAGTTCGACGCCGATCACGCGCTGCGCATCACCAACACCTCGGTCGCCTACACCGGGCGTGAGGCGATCCCGACGGACGTCGCGGAGTTTCTCCCGCCGGTGCTGCGTGGGCTCACCATCTACATCCCCCAGGACGTGAAATCGGCGGAGGGCGAGGCCGCGGTCAACCTGGCGACCGCGGTGGTGTCCAACTACGGGTCCGCGCAGGTGCCGATCGAGACCGTGGCGCTGCCGCGCGGCGCGACACCGCCGACGGTGCCGGGTCCTCTCGAACGACAGATCGTGATCAACACGGATGCCTCGCCCGGTTTGAGTCTCCACGACAACCGAGGTAGCGCCTACCTCGAGATCGGCGGTTCGTCCGACGAACTGGTGACGCAGACGCAGTTCCTGACGTCCAGCCTCGCTCCGATCGCGCTGAGTTCCTCGGCGGTGGCCGGATCTCTCCGGGCCGCGCCGCAGATCGCGCCGGATGTGACGAACCTTTCCGACCTCGGCGTCTCGGACCAGAGCGTGACCTCGGCGGCCTGGCCGAGTCTCACGGTGGGTATCGACCAGACCCGCTTGGGCAGGCCGTCCAAGGGGATCCGGGTCCAGCTCACCGGCTCCTACAGCCCCGGCCCGGCCGACGCCGACGGTCTGCTCTCGGTGCGGATCGGGGACCGGGTGATCTCGACGATCCCCACCGACGAGAGCGGTACCTACGACACCTGGGTCGACGTCCCCGACGAACTGCTGAGCCGGTACACCGAGCTGACGGTGACCCTCGAGCGAGGGAACCTCGGTGAGAGCTGTGGCACCGGGTATCGCAGCACGTTGAGCCTGAGTTCGGCGGGTGAGGTCCAGACCGAGGAGGCCGATCCGCCACAGCCGGGCGGTTTCGGCTCCCTGCCGCAGGCGCTGATGCCGCGGACCCAACTCGCATGGACCAAGGGAGATCCCGCCGACGTGTCCCGGGCGGTGTCGATCGCGTCGGGTCTTCAGAAACTGTCGGCCGTACCGCTCGGGCTCGACGTGGTGTCGATGGACGACGCGGGTTCCTCCGATCAGCCGGCGATCCTGATCTCGTCGGACGGCGGTGGGCTGCCCGATCTGAACCTGCCTCTGCAATCGGACGGCCGCACGCTGAAAGTTGTTTCCGGTTCGGGTGATTCGGAGCAGACGTCGTCGGTGACCCTCAATCCGGGTGTCAACTTCGGAGCGCTCGAGGTCACCCGCGCGGGTGACCGTAGCCTCCTGGTCGCGACGTCGACGAACGATGCGCGGGATCTCGACGGCCTGCTGAGCTGGCTCTCGACCGGAGATCGCTGGTCGTCGGCCGGCGGGGACGCGATCCTCCAGGTGGCCGGTCACGACCCGGTGTCGGTGGCCTCCGACGAGATGAATGCTGGTCAGCAGCAATCCGATTCGGATGCCGCGGAAGCAGGGTTCGCGATCGCGGGTGTTCTGGTGGCGGCCGTGCTGCTCGCCGGGCTGGTGGTGCTGGGCACGATCCTGCTGCGCAGGCGACGTCACCGCGGTCCGACCACGCCGACGTCATGA
- the rlmB gene encoding 23S rRNA (guanosine(2251)-2'-O)-methyltransferase RlmB has protein sequence MAGNSKRKGAVRKTGSKKGQTVGSGGQRRRGLEARGATPKAVDRPYHPAHKRAKAAAKTTGGRGGARTRKDDGPEYVLGRNPVAECLRAGVPATALYLATNSEPDERVAESVKMAGDFGIAILEVGKNELDRLSSNGMHQGIALQVPEYQYAHPDDLMRAAVDSGTPPLLVALDNITDPRNLGAVIRSVAAFGGHGVLIPQRRSASVTAVAWRTSAGAAARLPVAQAPNLTRTLKDWAADGTQLVGLDTEGDVSLDDYDGTGPTVIVVGSEGKGLSRLVRETCDSILSIPMAGDVESLNASVAAGVVLAEFARQRRQ, from the coding sequence ATGGCAGGGAACTCCAAACGTAAAGGCGCGGTGCGCAAGACCGGCAGCAAGAAGGGGCAGACCGTCGGTTCGGGTGGGCAGCGACGTCGCGGCCTCGAGGCACGCGGCGCCACCCCCAAGGCGGTGGACCGGCCGTACCATCCTGCCCACAAGCGCGCCAAGGCGGCGGCCAAGACCACCGGCGGCCGGGGCGGCGCACGCACCCGCAAGGACGACGGCCCCGAGTACGTTCTCGGACGCAACCCGGTGGCGGAGTGTTTGCGCGCCGGTGTGCCCGCGACCGCGCTGTACCTCGCCACCAATTCCGAACCCGACGAGCGTGTTGCCGAGAGTGTGAAGATGGCAGGCGATTTCGGCATCGCGATCCTCGAGGTCGGGAAGAACGAACTCGATCGCCTGTCGTCGAACGGTATGCACCAGGGCATCGCCCTGCAGGTCCCGGAGTATCAGTACGCCCACCCCGACGACCTGATGCGCGCCGCCGTCGACAGCGGTACTCCTCCGCTGCTGGTGGCCCTCGACAACATCACCGATCCGCGCAACCTCGGTGCGGTCATCCGTTCGGTCGCGGCGTTCGGCGGCCACGGCGTGCTCATCCCGCAGCGCCGCAGCGCGAGTGTCACGGCGGTCGCGTGGCGGACCAGTGCCGGTGCGGCCGCTCGGCTGCCGGTGGCGCAGGCGCCGAACCTGACTCGCACGCTGAAGGATTGGGCAGCGGACGGGACTCAGCTCGTCGGCCTCGACACCGAAGGGGATGTGTCCCTCGACGACTACGACGGCACCGGGCCCACCGTGATCGTGGTCGGTTCCGAGGGCAAAGGTCTGTCGCGGCTGGTGCGCGAGACCTGTGACTCGATCCTGTCGATCCCGATGGCCGGTGACGTCGAGAGCCTCAACGCCTCGGTGGCCGCCGGCGTCGTACTGGCCGAATTCGCTCGCCAGCGACGACAGTAG
- a CDS encoding exosortase/archaeosortase family protein: MTTGTAPAAAVRGPGLRERLAQNPGVVVAVRWGLLLASTAIAFWQTLGAVVDEMRAGTIITYLPAAVILVGIAAVGISWRRATELPIYDRQTDAIVGVVLLLVAISVKVMNLRYPDAYLTSHVDLLALWVFLLGGACMVFGLRPVGRYGWAWLLLLMIFPVPYRMIVLPLGGDSLAAGVVMVLFGAMATGVATGRTRRRGFAGAAIAAAVGVAALIGVRVLFPDAARIVYQTVPAVGAALVASAWLYVDYRRQPHESWSPLGRSMYPVSVRKVGRPGIALVLFAVAMFFIPIPSYGDIPSARVDGLNTRPPMAVPSGWVQGSVTRYDWVTRLYGPESSMTVQDLFQSQGSTQFDKFARPRKVQVNAIEASNPLRFEVYPAIFVYDLVGDRFSDPMPVELPHGVTGYLQTIVDDDSYLTFNRLYWTWTDGRRTQRVNLLSVDNHEPDAAFPSPDLTVARNMSTFLSVLFRGNAVTIDLQPQLKDRDLLVGCATDLINTQVDAIGGES; this comes from the coding sequence ATGACCACCGGCACCGCGCCGGCAGCTGCGGTCCGCGGTCCGGGACTACGTGAGCGTCTCGCACAGAACCCCGGGGTCGTGGTGGCGGTGCGGTGGGGCCTCCTCCTGGCGTCCACGGCCATCGCGTTCTGGCAGACCCTCGGAGCGGTGGTCGACGAGATGCGCGCCGGCACGATCATCACCTACCTGCCGGCCGCCGTGATCCTCGTCGGAATCGCCGCAGTCGGCATATCCTGGCGCCGCGCAACGGAATTGCCGATCTACGACCGTCAGACCGATGCGATCGTCGGGGTGGTCCTGCTGCTGGTGGCCATCTCGGTGAAGGTGATGAACCTCCGGTATCCCGATGCGTACCTCACCTCGCACGTCGACCTGCTCGCCCTCTGGGTGTTCCTGCTGGGCGGTGCCTGCATGGTGTTCGGGTTGCGGCCCGTCGGGCGGTACGGATGGGCGTGGTTGCTGCTGTTGATGATCTTTCCGGTGCCGTACCGGATGATCGTGCTGCCGCTGGGCGGTGACTCGCTCGCCGCCGGTGTGGTGATGGTCCTGTTCGGTGCGATGGCGACCGGCGTGGCGACCGGACGGACGCGCCGGCGGGGGTTCGCCGGTGCGGCCATCGCGGCGGCGGTCGGCGTGGCCGCCCTGATCGGGGTGCGGGTGCTGTTCCCGGACGCGGCGCGGATCGTCTACCAGACCGTGCCTGCGGTGGGCGCCGCCCTCGTGGCGAGCGCCTGGCTCTACGTCGACTATCGACGTCAGCCCCACGAATCCTGGAGTCCCCTCGGCCGATCCATGTACCCGGTGTCGGTGCGCAAGGTAGGGCGTCCCGGGATCGCGCTGGTCCTGTTCGCGGTCGCGATGTTCTTCATCCCCATCCCGTCCTATGGCGACATACCCAGCGCGCGTGTCGACGGGCTGAACACACGCCCTCCGATGGCTGTGCCGTCGGGCTGGGTGCAGGGCAGCGTGACTCGCTACGACTGGGTGACCCGTCTCTATGGTCCCGAATCCAGCATGACCGTCCAAGATCTCTTCCAATCGCAGGGCAGCACCCAGTTCGACAAGTTCGCCCGCCCGCGCAAGGTCCAGGTGAACGCCATCGAGGCTTCGAATCCGTTGCGGTTCGAGGTCTATCCGGCGATCTTCGTCTACGACCTCGTCGGTGACCGGTTCAGCGACCCGATGCCGGTCGAGCTGCCCCACGGCGTCACCGGCTATCTGCAGACGATCGTCGACGACGACAGCTACCTGACCTTCAACCGGCTGTACTGGACCTGGACCGACGGACGGCGCACGCAGCGGGTCAATCTGCTGTCGGTCGACAACCACGAACCCGACGCCGCCTTCCCGTCCCCGGACCTCACCGTGGCACGCAACATGTCGACATTCCTGTCCGTCCTGTTCCGGGGCAACGCGGTCACCATCGACCTCCAACCTCAGCTCAAGGACCGGGATCTGCTGGTCGGGTGTGCCACCGACCTGATCAACACGCAGGTCGACGCGATCGGGGGAGAATCGTGA
- a CDS encoding glycosyltransferase family 39 protein, whose protein sequence is MNRRQIIALFVVVWILYLIAGVHLATEVRFFMGDSLSRVQSAQSVLFSRDPHVSAIGFIFTPLTALAQLPLTALTPIFPAMTTSAISAAIMSSAFMAGSVIQVSGIARDRGVAPWISITVTLAYALNPMIVFYGANGMSEAPYLFFLAWAVRRGMRWNDTDDVHELVTAGMALGFAYLTRYDGAAAALAGGIVVAVASYRRSPKDDRVSRSLLDMGIFALPSAVAFVVWAITSWLITGSFFAQVASQYGNTAILELSGGSGSSNAFTALRFSLVEVLILAPLFPLLLALVIVVRRRWGRLAPLLAPLPLIGAVLFFQIVSYARGSTFGFLRFYITVVLLAAVVALIAVPASRSQPFRRLGTAAHMPEVADRRKEKTYVALGLVAVVTMLVAVPVTAYGMTSTKYAPQEFALEQVMFPDPDSVDQKDLDAQRTIRSFSTERSLAQYLDALHLPDGSVLCDTVYGFAVIAQSARPKQFVIPSDEDFAEAVNDPVAHHIQLMLSVPLTGRGASDALNIRYPTLYENGGGIGVLMVEAPNQGADLPDWRIYRVTPAAEMTEAEQIKVDESEKEDAEEAATSSAGGPTRAVTG, encoded by the coding sequence ATGAACCGCCGGCAGATCATCGCGCTGTTCGTGGTGGTGTGGATCCTCTACCTCATCGCCGGGGTGCACCTCGCCACCGAGGTCCGGTTCTTCATGGGGGACTCCCTGTCCCGCGTGCAGTCCGCCCAGAGCGTGCTGTTCAGCCGCGATCCGCATGTCTCCGCGATCGGCTTCATCTTCACGCCGCTGACGGCTCTCGCCCAGCTGCCACTGACCGCGCTGACCCCGATCTTCCCGGCGATGACCACCTCGGCGATCTCGGCGGCGATCATGTCGTCGGCGTTCATGGCCGGGTCGGTGATCCAGGTGTCCGGGATCGCGCGCGATCGTGGTGTGGCGCCGTGGATCTCGATCACCGTGACACTGGCCTACGCACTCAACCCGATGATCGTGTTCTACGGCGCCAACGGGATGAGCGAGGCGCCGTATCTGTTCTTCCTCGCGTGGGCGGTCAGGCGCGGTATGCGGTGGAACGACACCGACGACGTCCACGAGTTGGTCACCGCCGGCATGGCTCTCGGTTTCGCCTACCTGACACGCTATGACGGCGCGGCGGCAGCACTGGCCGGCGGGATCGTCGTCGCCGTCGCATCCTACCGGCGTTCGCCCAAGGACGACCGGGTGTCCCGGAGTCTCCTCGACATGGGCATCTTCGCACTGCCGAGTGCCGTGGCCTTTGTGGTGTGGGCGATCACGAGCTGGTTGATCACCGGTAGCTTCTTCGCGCAGGTGGCATCCCAGTACGGCAACACGGCGATCCTGGAGCTGTCGGGCGGCAGCGGATCGTCGAATGCCTTCACCGCTCTGAGGTTCTCGCTCGTCGAGGTATTGATCCTCGCACCACTGTTCCCGCTGTTGCTGGCCCTCGTCATCGTCGTCCGGCGGCGCTGGGGGCGCCTGGCGCCGCTGTTGGCGCCACTGCCGCTGATCGGTGCGGTGCTGTTCTTCCAGATCGTCAGCTATGCCCGGGGTTCCACCTTCGGGTTCCTGCGCTTCTACATCACCGTGGTCCTGCTGGCGGCGGTGGTCGCGCTGATAGCGGTACCGGCGAGCAGATCACAGCCCTTCCGGCGGCTGGGCACGGCCGCCCACATGCCGGAGGTCGCCGATCGCCGCAAGGAGAAGACTTATGTCGCACTGGGTCTCGTCGCGGTCGTCACCATGCTGGTGGCGGTTCCGGTGACCGCGTACGGCATGACCTCGACGAAGTATGCACCCCAGGAGTTCGCGCTCGAGCAAGTGATGTTCCCCGATCCCGATTCGGTGGACCAGAAGGACCTCGACGCCCAGCGGACGATCCGGTCGTTCTCCACGGAACGGTCCCTGGCCCAGTATCTCGACGCGCTGCATCTCCCGGACGGCAGCGTCCTGTGCGACACCGTGTACGGCTTCGCCGTCATCGCGCAGTCGGCGCGTCCCAAACAGTTCGTGATCCCGTCGGACGAAGATTTCGCCGAGGCCGTGAACGACCCCGTGGCGCACCACATCCAGCTGATGCTCTCGGTGCCGCTGACCGGCCGTGGCGCCTCGGACGCGCTGAACATCCGTTATCCCACGCTCTACGAGAACGGCGGCGGCATCGGGGTGTTGATGGTCGAAGCGCCCAACCAGGGTGCGGATCTGCCGGACTGGCGCATCTATCGGGTCACGCCCGCCGCAGAGATGACCGAAGCGGAACAGATCAAGGTGGATGAGTCGGAGAAAGAGGACGCGGAGGAAGCGGCGACATCTTCCGCGGGTGGACCGACACGGGCCGTGACCGGCTGA